CCAGGACGGCTACGTCCGCGACCGGAAGATGAAGAGGACCGCAGCACTGTTGCTGAGCAACGAGACCGCCCACGCTTCGATCTACTTTATGCGTGAGATGACCTTTTGAACCAACCGCCAGATTGCGAAGCACCCCAAAAAGGGCATGCATAAGGGTCACATCAGGTAACTGGACAGACTCCTTTTTTTTCTGAACCCTCTCGTCCTTGAAGGTCTTTTGGGATATGTTCCCCAAGACCCTTTCGAGGTTAAGGTTGACCGGTGTTGAGTTATCATCTTTGTCGTGGACTACGAACCGACCATCACCAGTTACTTCACCAAGAACCTCGCAAGGAACTTTCTCCCTCTCGCAGATCGATTCAAATTCAGCTATCCTCTCGGGACGGATAAGAAAGCCGCACCTTTCCTGGTATTCGGCAATCCAGATCTTAAGCACTGAAAGGGTTGGATCACCCAGCCTTATACGCCTGAGTTCTATCCTGCCGCCGGCTTTCTCGACAAGCTCCTTTAAGACGTTGGCAGGACCCCCAGCACCTTGATCATGGATGCTCTCGATGGGATTTTCGTCTCCCATTTCGATGCAGGCGCGGATGACGCGGTTCATCTTCTGTTCCATTTCCGCGTCGCCCCGCTGAACTGCATTGAAGTCAAGCTCCTCTTCGTTCTCTCCCTGGAGCTTACTGGAAGCTGAGCCACCGCCGACTCCAATACCGTAAGCAGGACCGCCTACCTGAACAATGAGCATCCCTTGTAGGGCCTCTTTCTTCTCGACATGCCTTGCGTCTATCTGACCGATACCGGCGGTGAACATAATGGGCTTAATCCAGCCCCAACGTTCACCGTCAGAAGACCTAAGGTCAAACGATCGGGTAAAGCCAAGAACAACTGGCTCGCCGAACTTGTTGCCATAGTCGCTGGCACCATCGCTAGCCTTGATCTCGATGGTAAAAGGATCTGCCAGGCTTGACGGATAAGTAAGACTTTTATCTTCCCAGGGCAGATCGTAGCCCGGAATAAGAAGATTGCCTACGCAGTACCCTGCTGTTCCTACGATTACAAGACCACCCCTGCCGGTTGCTTGCACATCGCGAATCCTGCCACCTGTTCCTGTCTCAGCGCCTGGAAAAGGCGCTACACCCGTAGGAAAGTTGTGCGTTTCAGCAGTTAAGATGGGATGATAACGCACCTTATGTCTTCTGAAAGACGAAGACTTGCCGGGATTTTCTGGCAGGATAGTTAGGCAGTCATATCCGCTGATAGCGCTGGAATTGTCCTTGAAGGCGATAACGCTATTTCCTGGATTTGCCTCTAGGGTGGACTTTACGATCTCCAGTAGTGTCTCTGGCATCTCGACTCCATCGATGATCTGTTTCCCCTTAAAATAGCCGTGGCGAGAATGCTCGCTATTGGCATTATCAAGGTCCATGATCTCGACTATGGTGGGATTCCTTCTCTCTTCTTCCACAAAGTAGTGATAGTAGAGATTTCTGTCCCACTCGTCCATAGCAAGGCCGGGCACCTCAAGAAGTGCATCCGGACCCTTCTCTATCATAGGAATATGATAGACGAGTTCGGGTACGATGCCGGTCTCGAAAGATTCCAGAGGTCGATCA
This region of Candidatus Paceibacterota bacterium genomic DNA includes:
- a CDS encoding AIR synthase-related protein, encoding MTVIERFYRLSHDFDGEYCFYVEVSSPLKRKELIKFEWLLAETFAPQEFGRQSFLNAAEVGIIELGPRLNFETAYSTNATAICHVCGLIKVRRLERSRRYVHSGEMDRSSFIVNNHDRMIECLYDRPLESFETGIVPELVYHIPMIEKGPDALLEVPGLAMDEWDRNLYYHYFVEEERRNPTIVEIMDLDNANSEHSRHGYFKGKQIIDGVEMPETLLEIVKSTLEANPGNSVIAFKDNSSAISGYDCLTILPENPGKSSSFRRHKVRYHPILTAETHNFPTGVAPFPGAETGTGGRIRDVQATGRGGLVIVGTAGYCVGNLLIPGYDLPWEDKSLTYPSSLADPFTIEIKASDGASDYGNKFGEPVVLGFTRSFDLRSSDGERWGWIKPIMFTAGIGQIDARHVEKKEALQGMLIVQVGGPAYGIGVGGGSASSKLQGENEEELDFNAVQRGDAEMEQKMNRVIRACIEMGDENPIESIHDQGAGGPANVLKELVEKAGGRIELRRIRLGDPTLSVLKIWIAEYQERCGFLIRPERIAEFESICEREKVPCEVLGEVTGDGRFVVHDKDDNSTPVNLNLERVLGNISQKTFKDERVQKKKESVQLPDVTLMHALFGVLRNLAVGSKGHLTHKVDRSVGGLVAQQQCCGPLHLPVADVAVL